A region from the Variovorax paradoxus genome encodes:
- a CDS encoding DUF3606 domain-containing protein, with translation MADDKSKPGGQDRTRINVNEDYELRDWSKKLGVTPEQLKAAVKAVGTSAEAVEKHLKGK, from the coding sequence ATGGCAGATGACAAGAGCAAACCGGGCGGCCAGGACCGCACACGCATCAACGTGAACGAGGACTACGAACTGCGCGACTGGTCGAAGAAGCTCGGCGTCACGCCCGAGCAGTTGAAGGCCGCGGTCAAGGCCGTCGGCACCAGTGCCGAGGCGGTCGAAAAGCATCTCAAGGGCAAATAG
- a CDS encoding tetratricopeptide repeat protein: MKSEASEGYTVRRVQQMLGISRAIIDRLVRAGFVSPTRGRRNEHRFEFRDVMLLRTAYDLQQAHIPPRKILRSLQSLRASLPRELPLTGLRISAVGEEVAVRTRDSTWEATSGQMLMDFEVTSNGGELAFIDPRTPEKPASVTDQTPEALVNLGASLEETDPAGAEAAYRSALEAAPDFVDAVLNLGALLCDTHRCAEAVQLYEKALPTIADSAPMHFNYAIALEDAGQLAAAAQAYARALELDPGLADAHYNLGRLHEQLEDPQAALRHFSAYRRLTRESQAPSGDEGT, encoded by the coding sequence GTGAAGTCCGAGGCGAGCGAAGGCTACACCGTTCGAAGGGTCCAGCAGATGCTGGGCATCTCGAGGGCGATCATCGATCGCCTGGTGCGTGCAGGCTTCGTGTCGCCGACCCGCGGGCGCCGCAACGAGCATCGCTTCGAGTTCCGGGACGTCATGCTCCTGCGCACGGCCTACGACCTCCAGCAGGCACACATCCCCCCTCGCAAGATCCTGCGCTCGCTGCAAAGCCTCAGGGCCTCCCTGCCGCGAGAGCTGCCACTCACGGGCCTGCGCATTTCCGCCGTGGGCGAGGAGGTCGCCGTGCGGACAAGGGACAGCACCTGGGAGGCGACCTCGGGGCAGATGCTGATGGATTTCGAGGTGACGTCGAACGGTGGGGAGCTCGCCTTCATCGATCCGAGGACCCCCGAGAAGCCCGCGAGCGTCACCGACCAGACCCCCGAGGCGCTCGTGAACCTCGGTGCATCGCTGGAGGAAACCGACCCGGCAGGCGCCGAAGCGGCGTACAGGTCGGCCCTCGAGGCCGCACCCGATTTCGTGGACGCCGTCCTGAACCTCGGAGCGCTGCTGTGCGACACCCACCGCTGCGCCGAGGCGGTCCAGCTGTACGAGAAGGCGCTTCCAACCATCGCGGACTCCGCGCCCATGCACTTCAACTACGCCATTGCGCTGGAGGATGCGGGCCAGCTCGCGGCCGCGGCGCAGGCTTATGCCCGCGCGCTCGAACTCGACCCGGGGCTAGCGGATGCCCACTACAACCTGGGGCGGCTGCACGAGCAGCTTGAAGATCCCCAGGCCGCCCTGCGGCACTTCAGCGCCTACCGGCGCCTCACGCGCGAGTCGCAGGCACCCTCGGGCGACGAAGGCACCTAG
- the purF gene encoding amidophosphoribosyltransferase — MCGIVGVVSNAPVNQLLYDALLLLQHRGQDAAGIVTLLERKFFMHKAKGMVRDVFRTRNMRALPGSVGLGQVRYPTAGNAYSEEEAQPFYVNAPFGIVLVHNGNLTNAHALRSELFSTDHRHTNTESDSEVLLNVLAHELERASRGVPLNPAEVFAAVKNMHKRLRGSYAVVSLIAGHGLLAFRDPYGIRPLSMGRSADGTVMVASESVALEGSGHVFERNIAPGEAVFIDLQGNVHSMQCAESPTLNPCIFEFVYLARPDSVLDGISVYQARLNLGETLAKRVVSTVPPNLIDVIIPIPESSRPSATQLAHLLGVPYREGFVKNRYVGRTFIMPGQGVRKKSVRQKLNVIASEFKGRNVLLVDDSIVRGTTSREIVQMARDAGARKVYLASAAPPVRYPNVYGIDMPTKDELVAHDRTVEQIRELIGCDALIYQDVDAMKRAIGSLNPKLDGFDASCFDGVYVTGDIDTEAISRMNGNRPRIEETEEDSSRLALPNHSE; from the coding sequence ATGTGTGGAATCGTCGGCGTTGTCAGCAACGCACCCGTCAACCAGCTGCTCTATGACGCCTTGCTGCTGCTGCAGCACCGCGGCCAGGATGCGGCCGGCATCGTCACCCTGCTGGAGCGCAAGTTCTTCATGCACAAGGCCAAGGGCATGGTGCGCGACGTGTTCCGCACGCGCAACATGCGCGCGCTGCCGGGCAGCGTGGGCCTGGGCCAGGTGCGCTACCCGACCGCGGGCAACGCCTACAGCGAGGAAGAGGCGCAGCCCTTCTACGTGAACGCACCGTTCGGCATCGTGCTGGTGCACAACGGCAACCTGACCAACGCGCATGCGCTGCGTTCGGAGCTGTTCTCCACCGACCACCGCCACACCAACACCGAGAGCGACTCCGAAGTGCTGCTCAACGTGCTCGCGCACGAGCTCGAGCGCGCATCGCGCGGCGTGCCACTGAATCCGGCCGAGGTGTTTGCCGCGGTCAAGAACATGCACAAGCGCCTGCGCGGCTCGTATGCGGTGGTGTCGCTGATCGCCGGCCATGGACTGCTGGCCTTCCGCGATCCGTACGGCATTCGTCCGCTGTCGATGGGCCGCAGCGCCGACGGCACCGTGATGGTGGCCAGCGAATCGGTGGCGCTCGAAGGCTCGGGCCATGTGTTCGAGCGCAACATCGCGCCCGGCGAAGCCGTGTTTATCGACTTGCAGGGCAATGTGCACTCGATGCAGTGCGCCGAGTCGCCCACGCTGAACCCCTGCATCTTCGAATTCGTCTACCTGGCGCGGCCCGACTCGGTGCTCGACGGCATCTCGGTCTACCAGGCGCGGCTCAACCTGGGTGAAACGCTGGCCAAGCGCGTGGTCTCCACCGTGCCGCCGAACCTGATCGACGTGATCATTCCCATCCCTGAATCGAGCCGGCCGAGCGCCACGCAGCTCGCGCACCTCTTGGGCGTGCCGTACCGCGAAGGCTTCGTGAAGAACCGCTACGTCGGCCGCACCTTCATCATGCCGGGGCAGGGCGTGCGCAAGAAGTCGGTGCGCCAGAAGCTCAACGTGATCGCCAGCGAATTCAAGGGCCGCAACGTGCTGCTGGTCGACGACTCCATCGTGCGCGGCACCACCAGCCGCGAGATCGTGCAGATGGCGCGCGACGCCGGCGCCCGCAAGGTCTACCTGGCCAGCGCCGCGCCGCCGGTGCGCTACCCCAACGTCTACGGCATCGACATGCCCACCAAGGACGAACTGGTAGCGCACGACCGCACGGTCGAGCAGATCCGCGAGCTGATCGGCTGCGACGCGCTGATCTACCAGGATGTGGATGCCATGAAGCGCGCCATCGGCTCGCTCAACCCCAAGCTCGACGGCTTCGATGCCTCCTGCTTCGACGGCGTGTACGTGACCGGCGACATCGACACCGAAGCCATCTCGCGTATGAACGGCAACCGTCCGCGCATCGAGGAGACCGAAGAAGATTCTTCGCGCCTGGCGCTTCCCAACCACAGCGAGTGA
- a CDS encoding CvpA family protein, producing MALLDWIAVTLIVVSMLFGLMRGLVFEVISLAGWVAAFIAAQWLASDVAAWLPFGDPQATWRYPLAFVLVFVAVAFGVGLVAALTRKLIAAVGLRPVDRILGGAFGAARGAVALLVLAVIVHLLALSDSAWWHESHSANVLDAALQGLKPALPEKLASYLP from the coding sequence GTGGCCCTGCTCGACTGGATCGCCGTCACGCTCATCGTCGTGTCGATGCTGTTCGGCCTCATGCGGGGCCTGGTGTTCGAGGTGATTTCGCTGGCGGGCTGGGTGGCTGCATTCATCGCCGCCCAGTGGCTGGCGTCGGATGTGGCGGCGTGGCTGCCGTTCGGCGACCCGCAGGCCACCTGGCGCTATCCGCTGGCCTTTGTGCTGGTGTTCGTGGCGGTGGCGTTCGGCGTGGGCCTGGTGGCGGCGCTGACGCGAAAGCTGATTGCGGCTGTCGGCCTCAGGCCGGTGGACCGGATATTGGGTGGGGCCTTCGGAGCGGCGCGGGGTGCGGTTGCCCTGCTCGTGCTGGCGGTCATTGTTCATTTGCTGGCGTTGAGCGACAGTGCCTGGTGGCACGAATCGCACAGCGCCAATGTTCTCGATGCGGCATTGCAGGGCCTGAAACCCGCGCTGCCTGAAAAGTTGGCAAGCTACCTGCCCTGA
- the ku gene encoding non-homologous end joining protein Ku, producing the protein MAARSIASLTLSFGLVSIPVRLYSATESSSEIRFNMLTKKGERVKQQYISEKTRKVVERSEMVKGYEFEKDHFVLFTPEELKALEEGSSHVIEIVAFVPIKTIDPVFYDKAYLLAPDKRGGKPYALLADAMRKSGRCALAKWAWKAKQHVVQVRPVEDGLILQQLLYADEVRSLRDLDIEKVTVAPAELQLALQLIEQISQETFDPTQFEDEEKQRVLAAIDEKIAGKQIVASAHTEDATSGQVIDLMDALKASLGSKAASGGDRSGKPAAKSARTNVTPMLEAKERKSARRAPASTPAPAPAPSRARAKK; encoded by the coding sequence ATGGCAGCCCGTTCGATCGCGTCGCTCACGCTCAGCTTCGGCCTGGTCTCGATCCCCGTGCGCCTCTACTCCGCCACGGAGAGCTCCAGCGAAATCCGCTTCAACATGCTCACCAAGAAGGGCGAGCGCGTGAAGCAGCAGTACATCTCCGAGAAGACCCGCAAAGTGGTCGAGCGATCGGAGATGGTCAAGGGCTACGAGTTCGAGAAGGACCATTTCGTCCTCTTCACTCCCGAGGAGCTGAAGGCCCTCGAGGAGGGGAGCAGCCACGTCATCGAGATCGTGGCCTTTGTCCCGATCAAGACCATCGACCCGGTGTTCTACGACAAGGCCTATCTGCTGGCGCCGGACAAGCGCGGCGGCAAGCCCTATGCGCTGCTCGCCGACGCGATGCGCAAGAGCGGCCGCTGCGCGCTGGCGAAGTGGGCATGGAAGGCCAAGCAGCATGTCGTGCAGGTCCGCCCCGTCGAGGACGGTCTCATCCTGCAGCAGCTCCTGTACGCCGACGAGGTCCGCTCCCTGCGGGACCTGGACATCGAAAAAGTCACGGTCGCGCCGGCCGAGTTGCAGCTCGCGCTCCAGCTCATCGAACAGATCTCGCAGGAGACCTTCGATCCGACCCAGTTCGAGGACGAGGAGAAGCAACGGGTCCTCGCGGCCATCGACGAGAAGATCGCCGGCAAGCAGATCGTGGCCTCCGCCCACACCGAGGATGCCACCAGCGGCCAGGTCATCGACCTGATGGATGCGCTGAAGGCCAGCCTCGGCAGCAAGGCCGCCTCGGGCGGAGATCGGTCGGGCAAGCCGGCCGCCAAGTCGGCGCGGACCAACGTCACGCCGATGCTGGAGGCGAAGGAGCGCAAGTCGGCACGCCGCGCGCCGGCGAGCACCCCAGCTCCCGCCCCGGCGCCCTCCCGCGCACGAGCGAAGAAGTGA
- a CDS encoding UvrD-helicase domain-containing protein, whose protein sequence is MPPEIDLFAIGRGSVTAPAGCGKTQLIAETLASHTQPRPILVLTHTNAGVTALRTRLKRAGVSAAAYRVSTIDGFAMRLIARFPARSGHNPEILELHRPGTDYPAIREAARRLLAAGHLVQPLRATYARLLVDEYQDCNVVQHAVVSGLAQTLPTCVLGDPMQAIFGFGANRLVHWDNEVQVDFPGAGQLDTPWRWRLAGAENLGQWLLAVRQQLQAGQPVDLRTAPAEVRWVQLNAGTEVQQRLFAARTNAPNAQGTVLIIGDAINAQGRYQVTSQTPGAMTVESVDLRDLVNFAGQFDLQGAEPLSQLAEFASSVMTGVGPAALLPRVESLRNGRARTPPTPTEAEAVAFVAEPTLKRALRVLEALSNQPGSRVYRPEVLHGCQSAMQAAASGEIDLLSAAVQARERNRHRGRPIARRSVGSTLLLKGLEADVAVVLHPELMTAQNLYVALTRGARHVVVCSPTPVLTPVRAR, encoded by the coding sequence GTGCCGCCTGAAATCGACCTTTTCGCCATCGGGAGGGGCTCGGTCACGGCTCCTGCAGGTTGCGGGAAGACGCAGTTGATCGCCGAGACCCTCGCATCCCACACGCAGCCGCGGCCGATACTTGTTCTTACGCACACAAACGCGGGCGTGACGGCTCTACGCACGAGGCTGAAGCGAGCGGGCGTTTCAGCTGCCGCATACCGCGTCTCAACAATCGACGGCTTCGCGATGAGGCTGATCGCGAGGTTTCCCGCGAGGAGCGGTCACAACCCTGAAATTCTGGAGTTGCACCGTCCCGGCACGGACTACCCGGCGATTCGCGAAGCCGCCAGGCGGCTGCTAGCGGCGGGTCACCTTGTCCAGCCGCTGCGAGCGACGTATGCGAGGCTGCTCGTCGACGAGTACCAAGACTGCAACGTGGTCCAGCACGCCGTCGTCTCTGGGCTTGCGCAGACGCTGCCGACCTGCGTGCTCGGTGATCCGATGCAGGCGATCTTCGGATTCGGCGCGAATCGCCTGGTCCATTGGGACAACGAGGTCCAGGTTGACTTTCCGGGCGCCGGTCAGCTCGATACGCCATGGCGGTGGCGCCTTGCTGGTGCAGAAAATCTCGGGCAGTGGTTGCTCGCGGTTAGGCAGCAGCTGCAGGCGGGGCAACCGGTTGACCTGCGTACTGCGCCGGCCGAGGTTCGCTGGGTACAGCTCAATGCAGGAACTGAAGTTCAGCAGCGCCTTTTCGCAGCTCGGACCAACGCTCCCAATGCACAGGGGACCGTGCTTATCATCGGCGATGCCATCAACGCGCAAGGACGCTATCAGGTCACGAGTCAGACCCCCGGCGCGATGACCGTCGAGTCCGTCGATCTACGCGACCTTGTGAATTTTGCTGGGCAGTTCGACCTGCAAGGTGCGGAACCGTTGTCGCAACTCGCCGAGTTCGCATCGAGCGTAATGACCGGCGTCGGCCCCGCAGCCTTACTGCCGCGCGTCGAGTCTTTGCGGAATGGGAGAGCGCGGACTCCGCCGACACCAACTGAGGCAGAGGCCGTAGCGTTCGTCGCGGAGCCGACCCTGAAACGCGCGCTGCGCGTTTTAGAGGCCCTCTCAAACCAGCCTGGCTCCCGCGTGTACCGCCCTGAGGTGCTGCATGGCTGCCAATCAGCCATGCAGGCTGCTGCGAGTGGCGAGATCGATCTGCTGAGCGCCGCGGTCCAGGCCCGCGAGCGCAACCGTCACCGTGGACGCCCGATTGCGCGACGCTCCGTGGGAAGCACTCTCCTGCTCAAAGGGCTCGAGGCAGACGTCGCAGTTGTCCTTCATCCGGAACTGATGACGGCTCAGAACTTGTACGTCGCGTTAACGCGCGGTGCGCGCCATGTCGTTGTCTGCTCGCCAACCCCAGTCCTTACGCCGGTGCGCGCTCGATAG
- a CDS encoding O-succinylhomoserine sulfhydrylase produces the protein MTDERTLPPGLHRDTLALRTGLAPSQHGEHSEALFLTSGFVQPDAETSARRFAGTEAGFTYSRTSNPTVTSFEQRLAALEGTEAAIGASTGMGAILMMCMGLLKAGDHVICSRSVFGSTLNLFGKEFAKFGVETTFVSQTDVAEWRAAMKPNTRLLFAETPTNPLTEVCDIRALADLAHGAGALLAVDNCFCTPALQRPAELGADLIIHSGTKYLDGQGRVMAGAICGPSKLIVDVFGPVVRTAGMALSPFNAWVVLKGLETLGIRMQAQCANALAVAQWLETQPGIARVYYPGLASHAQHELAMRQQSGQGGAVVSFDVVGNDPDTARANAFHVINSTRVVSIATNLGDTKTIITHPGTTSHGRLTEAQRQAAGIGQGLIRLAVGLEHIDDIKADLSRGLGGLGTQKS, from the coding sequence GTGACCGATGAACGAACCCTGCCGCCCGGACTGCACCGCGACACGCTCGCGCTGCGCACCGGCCTGGCACCGAGCCAGCATGGCGAGCACTCCGAAGCACTGTTCCTGACCAGCGGCTTCGTGCAGCCCGACGCCGAGACCTCGGCGCGCCGCTTTGCCGGCACCGAGGCGGGCTTTACCTACTCGCGCACCTCCAACCCTACCGTCACCAGCTTCGAGCAGCGCCTGGCCGCGCTCGAAGGCACGGAAGCCGCCATCGGCGCCTCGACCGGCATGGGCGCGATCCTCATGATGTGCATGGGCCTGCTCAAGGCCGGCGACCACGTGATCTGCTCGCGCTCGGTGTTCGGCTCCACGCTCAACCTGTTCGGCAAGGAGTTCGCCAAGTTCGGCGTCGAGACCACCTTCGTCTCGCAGACCGACGTGGCCGAATGGCGCGCGGCCATGAAGCCCAACACCCGGCTGCTGTTCGCCGAAACGCCGACCAACCCGCTGACCGAGGTGTGCGACATCCGCGCGCTGGCCGACCTGGCGCACGGCGCCGGCGCGCTGCTCGCGGTCGACAACTGCTTCTGCACGCCCGCGCTGCAGCGGCCGGCCGAACTGGGGGCCGACCTCATCATTCATTCGGGCACCAAGTACCTCGACGGCCAGGGCCGCGTGATGGCCGGCGCGATCTGCGGCCCCTCGAAGCTCATCGTCGACGTGTTCGGCCCGGTGGTGCGCACCGCCGGCATGGCGCTCTCGCCGTTCAATGCGTGGGTGGTGCTCAAGGGGCTGGAGACGCTCGGCATCCGCATGCAGGCGCAGTGCGCCAACGCGCTGGCCGTCGCTCAGTGGCTCGAAACGCAGCCCGGCATCGCGCGCGTCTACTACCCGGGCCTGGCTTCGCACGCGCAGCACGAACTGGCCATGCGCCAGCAGTCGGGGCAGGGCGGGGCGGTGGTGTCCTTCGACGTGGTCGGCAACGACCCGGACACCGCGCGCGCCAATGCCTTCCACGTGATCAACAGCACGCGCGTGGTGAGCATCGCCACCAACCTCGGCGATACCAAGACCATCATCACGCACCCCGGCACCACCTCGCATGGCCGCCTGACCGAAGCGCAGCGCCAGGCCGCCGGCATCGGCCAGGGGCTCATCCGCCTCGCGGTCGGCCTGGAGCACATCGACGACATCAAGGCCGATCTCTCACGAGGTCTCGGTGGCCTGGGCACACAGAAATCCTGA
- the gltX gene encoding glutamate--tRNA ligase, producing the protein MTGKVRTRIAPSPTGFLHLGTARTALYSWAYARHHGGEFVLRIEDTDVARSTQDSTDQILASMHWLGLDYDEGPIYQMQRLLRYREVIAQMLAAGTAYHCYCTPAELDEMREAQRARGEKTLYDRRWRPEPGKVLPPVPEGVPPVVRFCNPPEGDVSWNDLVKGEITINNREIDDLIILRPDGVPTYNFAVVVDDWDMAITHVFRGDEHINNTPWQINIFRALGAPLPAFGHVPVILGDDGQKLSKRRGAVSVTAYEENGYLPEAMLNYLARLGWSHGDDELFTREQMVSWFDGSHLSKSPAQWDAAKLAWVNAQYIKAKPDDALAPLVAAQLQKRGIAADERLPAICALFKDRCETTVALADWAAAFYTDVAPSEADLAQHVTDAVKPVIATLAEKLASVATWEKVSIAAAIKEVLAAHSVKMPVLAMPVRVLLMGTPQTPSLDSVLAIFSREKVIERLKRA; encoded by the coding sequence ATGACCGGCAAAGTTCGCACCCGCATCGCTCCGTCTCCCACCGGCTTCCTTCACCTGGGCACGGCCCGCACCGCGCTCTACTCGTGGGCCTACGCGCGCCACCATGGCGGCGAGTTCGTGCTGCGCATCGAGGACACCGACGTGGCCCGCTCCACGCAGGACTCGACCGACCAGATCCTCGCTTCGATGCACTGGCTGGGCCTCGACTACGACGAGGGCCCGATCTACCAGATGCAGCGCCTTCTGCGCTACCGCGAAGTCATCGCGCAGATGCTCGCGGCCGGCACGGCCTACCACTGCTACTGCACGCCGGCCGAGCTCGACGAAATGCGCGAGGCGCAGCGCGCGCGCGGTGAGAAGACCCTGTACGACCGCCGCTGGCGCCCCGAGCCCGGCAAGGTGCTGCCGCCCGTGCCCGAAGGCGTGCCGCCCGTGGTGCGCTTTTGCAACCCGCCCGAAGGCGACGTGAGCTGGAACGACCTCGTCAAGGGCGAGATCACCATCAACAACCGCGAGATCGACGACCTCATCATCCTGCGGCCCGACGGTGTGCCCACCTACAACTTCGCGGTGGTGGTCGACGACTGGGACATGGCCATCACGCACGTGTTCCGCGGCGACGAGCACATCAACAACACGCCGTGGCAGATCAACATCTTCCGCGCGCTCGGCGCGCCGCTGCCCGCGTTCGGCCATGTGCCGGTGATCCTGGGCGACGACGGGCAGAAGCTCTCCAAGCGCCGCGGCGCCGTGAGCGTCACCGCCTACGAAGAGAACGGCTACCTGCCCGAAGCCATGCTCAACTACCTCGCGCGCCTTGGCTGGAGCCATGGCGACGACGAACTCTTCACCCGCGAGCAGATGGTGAGCTGGTTCGACGGCTCGCACCTGTCGAAGAGCCCCGCGCAGTGGGACGCCGCGAAGCTGGCGTGGGTGAATGCGCAATACATCAAGGCCAAGCCCGACGATGCGCTCGCGCCGCTCGTGGCTGCGCAGCTGCAAAAGCGCGGCATCGCCGCCGACGAGCGCCTGCCCGCCATCTGCGCGCTCTTCAAGGACCGTTGCGAAACCACGGTCGCGCTGGCCGACTGGGCCGCCGCGTTCTACACGGACGTGGCGCCGAGCGAAGCCGATCTCGCGCAGCACGTCACCGATGCGGTGAAGCCCGTCATCGCAACGCTCGCCGAGAAGCTCGCCAGCGTGGCAACGTGGGAAAAAGTTTCGATCGCCGCGGCCATCAAGGAAGTTTTGGCCGCCCATTCGGTGAAAATGCCTGTGTTGGCGATGCCGGTTCGCGTCCTCCTGATGGGAACACCGCAGACGCCATCCCTCGATTCGGTGCTCGCCATCTTTTCTCGTGAAAAAGTTATAGAGCGTTTGAAAAGGGCCTGA
- the ligD gene encoding DNA ligase D: protein MAARDTTADPLARYWAKRDFAVTSEPRGQRARPGKALSFVIQKHDASRLHYDFRLELDGVLLSWAVPKGPSYDPADKRMAIHVEDHPLSYGSFEGTIPPKQYGAGTVIVWDHGTWEPVGDPHEGLAKGKLVFRMHGQKMEGLWELVKIAKGGEKQEPWLLFKKRDEFARAKADYDVVSALPDSVIAKPLRAVRPPTPAPRAKAKTGEIAPSPKKTAKGRAAVPGAKKAPMPATISPQLATLATGVPADGEWVYEIKFDGYRVMARIQGGKASLITRGGHDWSARMPRLVQELEQMGLKSAWLDGEIVVLDAQGLPSFNALQKAFDRGAGSDAIVLFLFDVPYFEGYDLREVALGARRQLLKALLDERATEHVRYSADFESDPASILSSACRMNLEGVIAKRLDAPYVSRRSETWLKLKCKQRQEFVVCGYTDRTDGSPQIGSLLLGVHGPNGDLVSVGSVGTGWDSAEAQDIKRKLAKLEVPKPPFAAGASKPGRWSKRVAGSERWVKPVTVAEVEFAEWTPEGQIRHASYVSLRTDKPASVIVRETAKQVGPGPSKPAGKAAAGSVKVSNAERVIDPSTGLTKLDLVRYYESVAEWMLPHLQGRPCSLVRGPTGVQGELFFQKHDDKLSIPGVRALDEKLWPGHAGLLEVGTAQALANAAQMNVIEFHTWNSLAKNIDKPDRMIFDLDPGEGTSWPHVQEAATLVRTLLSELGLASWLKTSGGKGLHVVVPLAPRLDYDTVKAFSQAVVQHLARAIPSRFVAKSGPANRVGKLFVDYLRNGHGATTAAAFSARARPGLGVSVPVSWDDLATLKSGSQWTIATAREHLSFQTGDPWEGYWKARQTLTGSMKVLGFAKKIG from the coding sequence ATGGCCGCCCGCGACACCACCGCCGACCCGCTGGCCCGGTACTGGGCCAAGCGGGATTTCGCGGTCACGTCCGAGCCGCGCGGGCAGCGCGCCAGGCCCGGCAAGGCCCTGTCCTTCGTGATTCAGAAGCATGATGCGTCGCGTCTCCACTACGATTTCCGGCTGGAACTCGACGGCGTCCTCCTCTCCTGGGCCGTGCCCAAAGGGCCGAGCTACGACCCCGCCGACAAGCGGATGGCGATCCATGTGGAAGACCACCCGCTGTCGTACGGCTCCTTCGAGGGGACCATTCCTCCGAAGCAATACGGCGCCGGCACGGTGATCGTCTGGGACCACGGGACCTGGGAGCCCGTCGGCGATCCGCACGAGGGCCTCGCCAAGGGAAAGCTGGTCTTCCGCATGCATGGCCAGAAGATGGAAGGGCTCTGGGAGCTCGTGAAGATCGCCAAGGGCGGCGAGAAGCAGGAGCCCTGGCTGCTGTTCAAGAAGCGCGACGAGTTCGCCCGCGCCAAGGCCGACTACGACGTCGTGTCCGCGCTGCCCGACAGCGTCATTGCGAAACCGCTGCGCGCGGTGAGGCCGCCGACGCCCGCGCCGCGCGCCAAGGCGAAGACGGGCGAGATCGCGCCGAGCCCAAAGAAGACTGCCAAGGGGCGCGCTGCCGTTCCCGGCGCGAAGAAGGCGCCTATGCCTGCCACCATTTCGCCGCAGCTCGCGACGCTGGCGACCGGGGTGCCGGCCGACGGCGAGTGGGTCTACGAGATCAAGTTCGACGGCTACCGCGTCATGGCCCGGATCCAGGGCGGCAAGGCGTCGCTCATCACCCGCGGCGGCCATGACTGGTCCGCCAGGATGCCGCGGCTGGTCCAGGAACTGGAGCAGATGGGCCTCAAGTCCGCCTGGCTCGACGGCGAGATCGTGGTGCTGGACGCGCAGGGCCTGCCAAGTTTCAATGCGCTTCAAAAAGCCTTTGACCGCGGCGCCGGCAGCGACGCGATCGTGCTGTTCCTGTTCGACGTGCCGTACTTCGAGGGGTATGACCTGCGGGAGGTGGCGCTCGGCGCCCGGCGCCAGTTGCTGAAGGCGCTGCTGGACGAACGGGCCACGGAACACGTCCGGTACAGCGCCGATTTCGAATCCGACCCGGCCTCCATCCTCAGTTCGGCCTGCCGGATGAACCTCGAGGGCGTGATAGCCAAGCGCCTCGACGCGCCCTACGTGTCCAGGCGATCGGAGACCTGGCTCAAGCTCAAGTGCAAGCAGCGCCAGGAGTTCGTGGTGTGCGGCTACACCGACCGGACCGACGGGTCGCCGCAGATCGGCAGTCTCCTGCTCGGCGTGCACGGGCCGAACGGCGACCTGGTTTCCGTCGGCAGCGTCGGCACGGGCTGGGATTCGGCCGAAGCGCAGGACATCAAGCGCAAGCTCGCCAAGCTCGAAGTGCCCAAGCCGCCGTTCGCCGCCGGCGCCAGCAAGCCGGGGCGGTGGTCGAAGCGGGTGGCGGGCAGCGAACGGTGGGTGAAGCCGGTCACGGTCGCCGAGGTCGAGTTTGCCGAGTGGACGCCCGAGGGGCAGATCCGGCATGCGTCGTACGTCTCCCTGCGCACCGACAAGCCGGCCAGCGTCATCGTGCGCGAGACGGCGAAGCAGGTGGGCCCTGGACCGTCGAAACCGGCCGGCAAGGCGGCGGCCGGTAGCGTCAAGGTCAGCAACGCCGAGCGCGTCATCGACCCGAGCACGGGCCTCACGAAGCTCGACCTGGTGCGCTACTACGAGTCGGTGGCCGAATGGATGCTGCCGCATCTCCAAGGCCGACCCTGCTCGCTGGTGCGAGGACCCACCGGTGTCCAGGGTGAGCTGTTCTTTCAGAAGCATGACGACAAGCTGAGCATCCCCGGCGTCAGGGCGCTCGACGAGAAGCTGTGGCCCGGTCACGCGGGGCTGCTCGAGGTGGGCACGGCCCAGGCGCTGGCGAATGCGGCGCAGATGAACGTCATCGAGTTCCACACATGGAACTCGCTCGCGAAGAACATCGACAAGCCGGACCGGATGATCTTCGACTTGGACCCAGGCGAAGGCACGTCCTGGCCGCATGTGCAGGAGGCCGCCACGCTCGTGCGCACGCTGCTGTCGGAGTTGGGCCTGGCGTCCTGGTTGAAGACGAGCGGTGGCAAGGGGCTCCATGTCGTCGTGCCGTTGGCGCCAAGGCTCGACTACGACACGGTCAAGGCGTTCTCGCAGGCGGTCGTGCAGCACCTGGCGCGGGCGATACCTTCGCGATTCGTCGCCAAGAGCGGTCCGGCCAACCGAGTCGGCAAGCTGTTCGTCGACTACCTGCGCAACGGGCACGGCGCGACCACCGCGGCCGCGTTCTCCGCGCGTGCCCGGCCGGGTCTCGGCGTGTCCGTGCCTGTCAGCTGGGACGACCTCGCCACGCTGAAAAGCGGTTCGCAATGGACCATCGCCACTGCGCGCGAGCATCTGTCATTCCAGACCGGCGATCCCTGGGAGGGCTACTGGAAGGCCAGGCAGACGCTCACGGGGTCGATGAAGGTGCTTGGGTTCGCGAAGAAAATCGGGTGA